TGATTAACGGTCGACGTGTTTATGCACTGACAAATCATGCATCGCGAGACATCTGTGGATCGTAATTAGGTTCAAGCGCCAGTTCATGACCGATGGTCGGTAGAATTCCTTGGTAGTTTGTCAACCCGCAAGCGATAACTCGAATGCCCATTCATTGATCCATGGAACTTCACATATTCTTCTTCACTCGTTTGTTTTCtgctttcttcttttattcgaGCTATTATTGTCTCGTATCTCAGCTTGCAAAAAGCCCCATTGGTAGAGTGCATGTAGGTATAACACTCGCTTTGGTTTTCGCGTAGGTTTTGACGAATGGCATTCGGCATCGTCGGTTCCTCCCCGTCTAGGCGAGACCGGAATTGAAGGTTCCTCGGGGTTCCTGGTCGCCTGATACCTTGCGCGACTACCAGACATCTTGCGGTCCGCACGGATTCCCTGGACGACGGAGCGCCAAACCTCGGACGCGGCGTGATGCGCGCCAAAACCGTCGCAGTACGATACCGGATGAAAAATTGGAGAAACCCAAAGAGACCGGTCTAATTGGCCCGCGGGCTTCGGCGCTCGCCTCCATTGGCTGTATTATTGATGCCCCTTGCGCGCTCGACACGAAACTTTGCCTCCCGTACCATCAGGGTTCCATGAGGTGGTTTACACGGTGTTCAGCACCCTTTTTCGACGTTCCCCAAATCGATCGACGCAGGGCAAAAGCGAGATACGCCGTCGCACTGATGATCCCTTGGCACCGGTTCCGACTGAGGGATCACGTGACGTTTGTACTGCGTAATATTCCGCCACGACATCTTGCGGCGAAAGTTTCAACCTCTAGCGGTCCACGTGACTACGAAAAACATTGACCATTTGGCGTCGGAAGGCCGCCCCTGTTATACCTACCCACGCACACGCATGGAGAACTGGCAGTGTCACTTATGCCTTAAACGTTCGCGGTGATCGTAACTTCGTGATCCAACATCGCCTTTTTCAACCGGTAAGGGGAGCGAGACGAACCTGCGGCTATGGGGGAACCCGAGGAAGACACATTCTGCAAGAAGATGCGGAAGGCCACCAGAGACATCCATGCAGTGAGCGACGCGCTCGTTAACGCGAAGCTTGCATTTGGTGAGCGAATCAACTGGTCTTATATGGCTACCTCACGATCGACAGTCTTGTTGACAATTTGACAATAGTCTCATTGATGCTCTCAGCTTATCAACTTTCAACTTCGACCCGCAATACAGGCTGAACCTCAAATTAGATTATCTCGCACTCGGTAGTGTAAAAGAGTGGGCGTGTACCAATTGCGGGAGTAACGAATTCATCGGGTCTCGTTAATACTGTTCATAAGACGTGTTCGATAACGTGAATCAATTTCGAATGGTCATTGAAATCAATCATTCACCGGGGTATTATTCGCGGTgtcaaaaagtttttcattcgtttaatGATAAGCGCACGTATTTGCAACagttgaagaaaagaaaaaagatccGAGAAACTTGTTtagattattataattaatgacGCAAAAGTCACGATATTACGACTTCGTGCAGTTCTTATGGAGATTAGATTTGCATGACTAATTCTCAGCGTAGAGCTAGagtctgtttatttttaactgTTCGGTATACGTATAGCTAGCACGATAATCTAGTAAATATATCGTtagggagaaagaaaaacaacgcTCTTCAAAGTGCGttacaaaaataatacgtGCTCATGTTCTCCACAGCATTTTCCGACAGTGGCGTATGGGCGGATGGCTTGTTGGTATTCTACGAGGTTTTTCGATATTTGGAAGGAGCAATGATCAGGTTAAAGAACACGAAAGTTGGCTCCCTTAGGCTTCCCGGTCTCCAAAGGACCGAGGCTTTTGAATTGGACCTGGAATACTACCTCGGCAAAGGCTGGATGAAGAATTACACCCCGAGGTACGAGTAgaagagggggaaaaaagaattcaGTCAAGTTGAATGAGGGTGATGAGATCACGAACAACGTTGTTATAACGAGCTTTCAATTTTATGCCGATTTAGGGACAGCGTGGTGAAGTACCTGATGCGCTTAAGACAGCTCGAGGACGCGGATCCGAATCAGCTGATGGCGTACATATACCATTTGTACATGGGTTTGCTGAGCGGAGGTATAATACTGCGAAAGAAGAGGCAGCTCATGAGAAAACTTTCGCCGTTCAAAGACGTGCCAATGGGGGGTGACTGCGTTACGGATTTTGGCGAATATAACGTGTTTCAGCTTAAACGCGACCTGCGTAACACGATGAACGACATCGCGGATACCCTTGACGAAGACAcaaagaataaattgatagaAGAAAGTAAGACTGTATACGCATTGAACAACGAAATAATAAGGAGTGTTAGAGGTGCGGGTCCAGTCGTTATCAAGAAAGTAATCTACTTCGTAagcattttcgtttttttactaTTCATATTCTTCGTTCTCTTCAAGTAGGTATCGAATCtgttttttgcttttttatttctctttttttatcgAACTGTCGTCGTGGGTTGTATTAAACTGGTCGTGAGAagacatgtatatacatgtacatatacatacacttacgtatatacacgtgtaaatgtatatatgtatattatatatgataATATTAACGACAagttatttaataatttatttatacaatgcATAAAATCTTGACgagaaagttttcaaaatttaataccTTATACCGTGCGTTATAACGTCACGTTATAGTTTCGTAAGTTGCGAGTATATGTGTAAGTAATATTTAGTAGGTCATAATGCGAGAATTCACCGTTAATTAGAAAGTCTGAAGATAGAGCATCACAtcttttcgtaaa
This genomic stretch from Neodiprion pinetum isolate iyNeoPine1 chromosome 6, iyNeoPine1.2, whole genome shotgun sequence harbors:
- the Ho gene encoding heme oxygenase; the encoded protein is MGEPEEDTFCKKMRKATRDIHAVSDALVNAKLAFAFSDSGVWADGLLVFYEVFRYLEGAMIRLKNTKVGSLRLPGLQRTEAFELDLEYYLGKGWMKNYTPRDSVVKYLMRLRQLEDADPNQLMAYIYHLYMGLLSGGIILRKKRQLMRKLSPFKDVPMGGDCVTDFGEYNVFQLKRDLRNTMNDIADTLDEDTKNKLIEESKTVYALNNEIIRSVRGAGPVVIKKVIYFVSIFVFLLFIFFVLFK